From the Helicoverpa zea isolate HzStark_Cry1AcR chromosome 26, ilHelZeax1.1, whole genome shotgun sequence genome, one window contains:
- the LOC124642928 gene encoding mitogen-activated protein kinase kinase kinase kinase 5 isoform X6, producing the protein MAHSGGVLSSDISRRNPQDEYELIQRIGSGTYGDVYKAKRLNGNNELAAIKVIKLEPGDDFAIIQQEILMMKDCRHPNIVAYYGSYLRRDKLWISMEYCGGGSLQDIYHVTGPLTELQIAYMCRETLTGLSYLHSMGKMHRDIKGANILLTECGDVKLADFGVSAQITATINKRKSFIGTPYWMAPEVAAVERKGGYNQLCDIWACGITAIELAELQPPMFELHPMRVLFLMSKSGFKPPSLKERERWSAVFHAFLKLALTKNPKKRPTADKLLQHAFFQQDMSKRLAIELLHKYSNPPSHCNTEPDEDTAMSNVPQRIASKHTGRGGRRVLAEQTQQRHSNNHVRPRSLLTDHGLPATTRPTSLIHDDAIATANRVRLMTGEGREPANRRSGVYDDSPIVDLDADDDLSVRSMPKVINFSAEVNRSCDGDTIKRSAYHRQSSEDWSVASLMSCPKHNPLTQDLSTDTMPSSEKATLPLTAETANMAQGGNTALSMHDQHLSQCIQLKQNFLNNSTANIYQNLTSTFQSPIGASRLSIDDPLCRKIGEDIMYVDQQENDHLDLQRNANCECGLCPKPEPRDNNTLSDLQRSVAKCSCDVCNSNGDILSYYRHCSNQNTDSGIVYCESCKKQKISVSNFRALQIANRLRISEDDKLQNGATDDDLCRKIDMSLNMEEKAFEHRKKHNRHHSDSVTAGIDLNQFCQCELDVKRKTSSVDEIFKMVDENGRDVKTEAIDEEVKTTQRQRSLSDSQRDKAKVDNKVVVVEGGTPPVPPRRGRSRRAHTPPRAAPNGLPPTPKVHMGACFSKVFNGCPLRINCTASWIHPDTRDQHILIGAEEGIYTLNLNELHETAMDQLCPRRTIWMHVIKDVLMSLSGNGKTASLYRHELLALSGSARGARSLRGLAPRLLPRRFANTTRVPDTRGCMRCAVARNPYNGYKYLCGATPAGLFLMQWYDPLRKFMLLKNIECVLPSPLLVFELMITPELEYPLLCVGATRKPLRLNLLNINSGATWFHSEELESCVGGSNTVIPRPERLHTLRAVHQLNKDSVLVCHENVVDIIPVLPPSWRHDDDKRRNKLLSRIQFDFNIDSILCLADSVLAFHRHGVQGRSLRNAEVTQEITDASRAYRLLPHDKVVVLESHVLQNNTLSGEDGNDLYILAGHEASY; encoded by the exons GCGAAAAGGCTCAACGGCAACAATGAGCTTGCTGCCATCAAGGTGATCAAGCTGGAGCCGGGTGATGACTTCGCTATCATACAGCAGGAGATCCTGATGATGAAAGACTGTCGACACCCGAATATAGTTGCGTACTATGGCTCTTATCTTAGAAGGGATAAGCTGTGGATCTCGATGGAGTATTGTGGGGGTGGGAGTTTGCAG GACATATACCACGTGACGGGACCTCTCACAGAGTTACAGATAGCCTACATGTGTCGAGAGACTCTGACCGGCCTGTCTTACCTCCACAGTATGGGCAAGATGCATCG CGACATAAAAGGTGCGAACATCCTACTGACGGAGTGCGGTGACGTGAAGCTGGCGGACTTCGGCGTGTCGGCGCAGATCACCGCCACCATCAATAAAAGGAAGTCTTTTATTGGGACGCCTTATTGGATGGCGCCTGAG GTGGCTGCGGTAGAACGTAAGGGAGGATACAACCAGCTCTGTGATATTTGGGCTTGCGGGATCACTGCTATCG AGCTAGCAGAACTGCAGCCCCCGATGTTCGAGCTGCACCCCATGCGGGTGCTGTTCCTCATGTCCAAGTCGGGCTTCAAGCCGCCCTCGCTCAAGGAGCGGGAGCGCTGGTCGGCGGTGTTCCACGCCTTCCTCAAGCTGGCGTTAACTAAGAACCCCAAGAAGAGGCCCACGGCTGATAAGTTGTTACAG CACGCGTTCTTCCAACAAGACATGAGCAAGCGGCTGGCGATAGAACTACTGCACAAGTACTCCAACCCTCCCAGCCACTGCAATACCGAGCCTGATGAGGATACC GCCATGTCAAACGTCCCGCAACGCATAGCCTCAAAGCACACCGGCCGCGGCGGACGCCGAGTCCTCGCCGAACAAACGCAACAGCGCCACTCCAACAACCACGTGCGTCCGCGCAGCCTGCTCACCGACCACGGACTGCCGGCCACGACTCGTCCCACCTCTCTTATACACGACGACGCCATCGCGACAGCCAATCGCGTGAGGCTAATGACGGGGGAGGGGCGCGAACCGGCCAATAGGAGGTCCGGAGTCTACGATGATTCGCCAATCGTTGATCTGGACGCGGACGATGACTTGAGTGTACGGTCTATGCCGAAAGTGATTAATTTTAGTGCGGAGGTTAATAGGAGTTGTGATGGGGATACTATTAAGAGGAGTG CGTACCACAGACAATCTAGTGAAGATTGGAGCGTAGCTTCACTCATGAGTTGTCCCAAACACAATCCTTTGACACAAGACTTGTCTACGGACACGATGCCATCTAGCGAGAA GGCAACTCTACCTTTAACGGCAGAAACCGCGAACATGGCGCAGGGTGGCAACACTGCGCTATCGATGCACGACCAACACCTCTCGCAATGTATTCAGTTAAAACAGAATTTCCTCAACAATTCTACGGcgaatatttatcaaaatctCACGTCGACCTTCCAGAGTCCTATAGGTGCTTCTAGACTATCCATCGACGACCCTCTCTGCAGGAAAATAGGCGAAGATATCATGTACGTGGACCAACAAGAAAACGACCACTTGGACCTCCAAAGAAATGCCAACTGCGAATGTGGACTGTGCCCTAAACCGGAACCCAGAGACAATAACACATTGAGCGATCTACAAAGGTCCGTAGCAAAATGTTCCTGTGACGTATGCAATTCTAACGGAGATATACTAAGTTACTACAGGCATTGTTCAAACCAAAACACCGACTCAGGCATTGTTTACTGCGAAAGctgtaaaaagcaaaaaatatcagTATCCAACTTCAGGGCTTTACAGATCGCAAATAGGTTACGAATTTCAGAAGACGATAAGTTACAAAATGGGGCTACAGACGATGACTTGTGTAGAAAAATCGATATGAGCTTAAATATGGAAGAAAAGGCTTTTGAACATAGGAAAAAACATAATAGACATCATTCGGATTCGGTGACCGCTGGTATAGACTTAAATCAATTTTGTCAGTGTGAGCTTGACGTGAAAAGGAAAACTTCGTCCGTTGATgagattttcaaaatggtggaTGAAAATGGGCGGGACGTTAAGACGGAGGCAATCGACGAAGAAGTTAAGACTACGCAGAGACAACGGAGTTTGTCTGACAGCCAGAGAGATAAGGCCAAAGTTGATAATAAGG TAGTGGTGGTAGAAGGAGGAACTCCCCCCGTGCCCCCGCGGCGGGGGAGATCACGCCGAGCCCACACACCCCCGCGCGCCGCCCCCAACGGCCTGCCCCCCACGCCTAAAGTGCATATGGGGGCATGCTTCTCTAAG GTGTTCAATGGATGTCCACTGAGGATCAACTGTACAGCTTCATGGATACATCCCGACACGAGAGATCAACACATACTAATAG GAGCGGAAGAAGGCATCTACACGTTGAACCTGAACGAGCTGCACGAGACGGCGATGGACCAGCTGTGTCCGCGCCGCACGATATGGATGCACGTCATCAAGGATGTGCTCATGTCGCTCTCCGGTAATG GTAAAACAGCCTCACTATACCGTCACGAGCTGCTGGCTCTGTCAGGCTCGGCGCGAGGGGCTCGCTCGCTGCGAGGCTTGGCCCCGCGCCTACTGCCGCGACGCTTCGCTAATACTACGCGCGTTCCTGATACTAGAG GTTGCATGCGGTGTGCGGTGGCCCGCAACCCGTACAACGGGTACAAGTACCTGTGCGGCGCCACGCCCGCGGGGCTGTTCCTCATGCAGTGGTACGACCCGCTCCGGAAGTTCATGTTGCTTAAG AACATAGAATGCGTCCTCCCGTCCCCGCTGCTGGTGTTCGAGCTGATGATAACGCCGGAGCTGGAGTACCCGCTGCTGTGCGTCGGCGCCACGCGCAAGCCGCTGCGCCTCAACCTGCTCAATATTAACTCTG GTGCGACATGGTTCCACTCGGAAGAGTTGGAGTCGTGCGTGGGCGGCTCCAACACCGTCATCCCGCGCCCCGAGCGACTCCACACGCTTAGAGCTGTGCATCAGCTTAATAAGGACTCC GTTTTAGTATGCCACGAGAACGTAGTGGACATAATCCCGGTACTACCGCCGTCATGGCGACACGACGACGACAAGCGCCGCAACAAGCTGCTGTCGCGGATACAGTTCGACTTCAACATCGACAGCATAC TATGCCTGGCGGACTCGGTGCTGGCGTTCCACCGCCACGGCGTGCAGGGCCGGTCCCTCCGCAACGCGGAGGTCACGCAGGAGATCACCGACGCCTCCCGCGCGTACCGCCTGCTGCCGCATGACAA GGTCGTAGTATTAGAATCGCATGTACTCCAAAACAACACGTTATCCGGCGAAGACGGCAATGATCTCTACATCCTGGCAGGACACGAGGCTTCCTATTGA
- the LOC124642928 gene encoding mitogen-activated protein kinase kinase kinase kinase 5 isoform X4 has protein sequence MAHSGGVLSSDISRRNPQDEYELIQRIGSGTYGDVYKAKRLNGNNELAAIKVIKLEPGDDFAIIQQEILMMKDCRHPNIVAYYGSYLRRDKLWISMEYCGGGSLQDIYHVTGPLTELQIAYMCRETLTGLSYLHSMGKMHRDIKGANILLTECGDVKLADFGVSAQITATINKRKSFIGTPYWMAPEVAAVERKGGYNQLCDIWACGITAIELAELQPPMFELHPMRVLFLMSKSGFKPPSLKERERWSAVFHAFLKLALTKNPKKRPTADKLLQHAFFQQDMSKRLAIELLHKYSNPPSHCNTEPDEDTAMSNVPQRIASKHTGRGGRRVLAEQTQQRHSNNHVRPRSLLTDHGLPATTRPTSLIHDDAIATANRVRLMTGEGREPANRRSGVYDDSPIVDLDADDDLSVRSMPKVINFSAEVNRSCDGDTIKRSAYHRQSSEDWSVASLMSCPKHNPLTQDLSTDTMPSSENKWCRVITGDDILNMSLRSLLQYIDEELMLRATLPLTAETANMAQGGNTALSMHDQHLSQCIQLKQNFLNNSTANIYQNLTSTFQSPIGASRLSIDDPLCRKIGEDIMYVDQQENDHLDLQRNANCECGLCPKPEPRDNNTLSDLQRSVAKCSCDVCNSNGDILSYYRHCSNQNTDSGIVYCESCKKQKISVSNFRALQIANRLRISEDDKLQNGATDDDLCRKIDMSLNMEEKAFEHRKKHNRHHSDSVTAGIDLNQFCQCELDVKRKTSSVDEIFKMVDENGRDVKTEAIDEEVKTTQRQRSLSDSQRDKAKVDNKVVVEGGTPPVPPRRGRSRRAHTPPRAAPNGLPPTPKVHMGACFSKVFNGCPLRINCTASWIHPDTRDQHILIGAEEGIYTLNLNELHETAMDQLCPRRTIWMHVIKDVLMSLSGKTASLYRHELLALSGSARGARSLRGLAPRLLPRRFANTTRVPDTRGCMRCAVARNPYNGYKYLCGATPAGLFLMQWYDPLRKFMLLKNIECVLPSPLLVFELMITPELEYPLLCVGATRKPLRLNLLNINSGATWFHSEELESCVGGSNTVIPRPERLHTLRAVHQLNKDSVLVCHENVVDIIPVLPPSWRHDDDKRRNKLLSRIQFDFNIDSILCLADSVLAFHRHGVQGRSLRNAEVTQEITDASRAYRLLPHDKVVVLESHVLQNNTLSGEDGNDLYILAGHEASY, from the exons GCGAAAAGGCTCAACGGCAACAATGAGCTTGCTGCCATCAAGGTGATCAAGCTGGAGCCGGGTGATGACTTCGCTATCATACAGCAGGAGATCCTGATGATGAAAGACTGTCGACACCCGAATATAGTTGCGTACTATGGCTCTTATCTTAGAAGGGATAAGCTGTGGATCTCGATGGAGTATTGTGGGGGTGGGAGTTTGCAG GACATATACCACGTGACGGGACCTCTCACAGAGTTACAGATAGCCTACATGTGTCGAGAGACTCTGACCGGCCTGTCTTACCTCCACAGTATGGGCAAGATGCATCG CGACATAAAAGGTGCGAACATCCTACTGACGGAGTGCGGTGACGTGAAGCTGGCGGACTTCGGCGTGTCGGCGCAGATCACCGCCACCATCAATAAAAGGAAGTCTTTTATTGGGACGCCTTATTGGATGGCGCCTGAG GTGGCTGCGGTAGAACGTAAGGGAGGATACAACCAGCTCTGTGATATTTGGGCTTGCGGGATCACTGCTATCG AGCTAGCAGAACTGCAGCCCCCGATGTTCGAGCTGCACCCCATGCGGGTGCTGTTCCTCATGTCCAAGTCGGGCTTCAAGCCGCCCTCGCTCAAGGAGCGGGAGCGCTGGTCGGCGGTGTTCCACGCCTTCCTCAAGCTGGCGTTAACTAAGAACCCCAAGAAGAGGCCCACGGCTGATAAGTTGTTACAG CACGCGTTCTTCCAACAAGACATGAGCAAGCGGCTGGCGATAGAACTACTGCACAAGTACTCCAACCCTCCCAGCCACTGCAATACCGAGCCTGATGAGGATACC GCCATGTCAAACGTCCCGCAACGCATAGCCTCAAAGCACACCGGCCGCGGCGGACGCCGAGTCCTCGCCGAACAAACGCAACAGCGCCACTCCAACAACCACGTGCGTCCGCGCAGCCTGCTCACCGACCACGGACTGCCGGCCACGACTCGTCCCACCTCTCTTATACACGACGACGCCATCGCGACAGCCAATCGCGTGAGGCTAATGACGGGGGAGGGGCGCGAACCGGCCAATAGGAGGTCCGGAGTCTACGATGATTCGCCAATCGTTGATCTGGACGCGGACGATGACTTGAGTGTACGGTCTATGCCGAAAGTGATTAATTTTAGTGCGGAGGTTAATAGGAGTTGTGATGGGGATACTATTAAGAGGAGTG CGTACCACAGACAATCTAGTGAAGATTGGAGCGTAGCTTCACTCATGAGTTGTCCCAAACACAATCCTTTGACACAAGACTTGTCTACGGACACGATGCCATCTAGCGAGAA caaGTGGTGTCGGGTGATCACGGGTGATGATATTTTGAACATGAGTTTaag GAGCCTCTTGCAATATATCGATGAAGAGTTAATGCTCAG GGCAACTCTACCTTTAACGGCAGAAACCGCGAACATGGCGCAGGGTGGCAACACTGCGCTATCGATGCACGACCAACACCTCTCGCAATGTATTCAGTTAAAACAGAATTTCCTCAACAATTCTACGGcgaatatttatcaaaatctCACGTCGACCTTCCAGAGTCCTATAGGTGCTTCTAGACTATCCATCGACGACCCTCTCTGCAGGAAAATAGGCGAAGATATCATGTACGTGGACCAACAAGAAAACGACCACTTGGACCTCCAAAGAAATGCCAACTGCGAATGTGGACTGTGCCCTAAACCGGAACCCAGAGACAATAACACATTGAGCGATCTACAAAGGTCCGTAGCAAAATGTTCCTGTGACGTATGCAATTCTAACGGAGATATACTAAGTTACTACAGGCATTGTTCAAACCAAAACACCGACTCAGGCATTGTTTACTGCGAAAGctgtaaaaagcaaaaaatatcagTATCCAACTTCAGGGCTTTACAGATCGCAAATAGGTTACGAATTTCAGAAGACGATAAGTTACAAAATGGGGCTACAGACGATGACTTGTGTAGAAAAATCGATATGAGCTTAAATATGGAAGAAAAGGCTTTTGAACATAGGAAAAAACATAATAGACATCATTCGGATTCGGTGACCGCTGGTATAGACTTAAATCAATTTTGTCAGTGTGAGCTTGACGTGAAAAGGAAAACTTCGTCCGTTGATgagattttcaaaatggtggaTGAAAATGGGCGGGACGTTAAGACGGAGGCAATCGACGAAGAAGTTAAGACTACGCAGAGACAACGGAGTTTGTCTGACAGCCAGAGAGATAAGGCCAAAGTTGATAATAAGG TGGTGGTAGAAGGAGGAACTCCCCCCGTGCCCCCGCGGCGGGGGAGATCACGCCGAGCCCACACACCCCCGCGCGCCGCCCCCAACGGCCTGCCCCCCACGCCTAAAGTGCATATGGGGGCATGCTTCTCTAAG GTGTTCAATGGATGTCCACTGAGGATCAACTGTACAGCTTCATGGATACATCCCGACACGAGAGATCAACACATACTAATAG GAGCGGAAGAAGGCATCTACACGTTGAACCTGAACGAGCTGCACGAGACGGCGATGGACCAGCTGTGTCCGCGCCGCACGATATGGATGCACGTCATCAAGGATGTGCTCATGTCGCTCTCCG GTAAAACAGCCTCACTATACCGTCACGAGCTGCTGGCTCTGTCAGGCTCGGCGCGAGGGGCTCGCTCGCTGCGAGGCTTGGCCCCGCGCCTACTGCCGCGACGCTTCGCTAATACTACGCGCGTTCCTGATACTAGAG GTTGCATGCGGTGTGCGGTGGCCCGCAACCCGTACAACGGGTACAAGTACCTGTGCGGCGCCACGCCCGCGGGGCTGTTCCTCATGCAGTGGTACGACCCGCTCCGGAAGTTCATGTTGCTTAAG AACATAGAATGCGTCCTCCCGTCCCCGCTGCTGGTGTTCGAGCTGATGATAACGCCGGAGCTGGAGTACCCGCTGCTGTGCGTCGGCGCCACGCGCAAGCCGCTGCGCCTCAACCTGCTCAATATTAACTCTG GTGCGACATGGTTCCACTCGGAAGAGTTGGAGTCGTGCGTGGGCGGCTCCAACACCGTCATCCCGCGCCCCGAGCGACTCCACACGCTTAGAGCTGTGCATCAGCTTAATAAGGACTCC GTTTTAGTATGCCACGAGAACGTAGTGGACATAATCCCGGTACTACCGCCGTCATGGCGACACGACGACGACAAGCGCCGCAACAAGCTGCTGTCGCGGATACAGTTCGACTTCAACATCGACAGCATAC TATGCCTGGCGGACTCGGTGCTGGCGTTCCACCGCCACGGCGTGCAGGGCCGGTCCCTCCGCAACGCGGAGGTCACGCAGGAGATCACCGACGCCTCCCGCGCGTACCGCCTGCTGCCGCATGACAA GGTCGTAGTATTAGAATCGCATGTACTCCAAAACAACACGTTATCCGGCGAAGACGGCAATGATCTCTACATCCTGGCAGGACACGAGGCTTCCTATTGA
- the LOC124642928 gene encoding mitogen-activated protein kinase kinase kinase kinase 5 isoform X7, with the protein MAHSGGVLSSDISRRNPQDEYELIQRIGSGTYGDVYKAKRLNGNNELAAIKVIKLEPGDDFAIIQQEILMMKDCRHPNIVAYYGSYLRRDKLWISMEYCGGGSLQDIYHVTGPLTELQIAYMCRETLTGLSYLHSMGKMHRDIKGANILLTECGDVKLADFGVSAQITATINKRKSFIGTPYWMAPEVAAVERKGGYNQLCDIWACGITAIELAELQPPMFELHPMRVLFLMSKSGFKPPSLKERERWSAVFHAFLKLALTKNPKKRPTADKLLQHAFFQQDMSKRLAIELLHKYSNPPSHCNTEPDEDTAMSNVPQRIASKHTGRGGRRVLAEQTQQRHSNNHVRPRSLLTDHGLPATTRPTSLIHDDAIATANRVRLMTGEGREPANRRSGVYDDSPIVDLDADDDLSVRSMPKVINFSAEVNRSCDGDTIKRSAYHRQSSEDWSVASLMSCPKHNPLTQDLSTDTMPSSEKATLPLTAETANMAQGGNTALSMHDQHLSQCIQLKQNFLNNSTANIYQNLTSTFQSPIGASRLSIDDPLCRKIGEDIMYVDQQENDHLDLQRNANCECGLCPKPEPRDNNTLSDLQRSVAKCSCDVCNSNGDILSYYRHCSNQNTDSGIVYCESCKKQKISVSNFRALQIANRLRISEDDKLQNGATDDDLCRKIDMSLNMEEKAFEHRKKHNRHHSDSVTAGIDLNQFCQCELDVKRKTSSVDEIFKMVDENGRDVKTEAIDEEVKTTQRQRSLSDSQRDKAKVDNKVVVVEGGTPPVPPRRGRSRRAHTPPRAAPNGLPPTPKVHMGACFSKVFNGCPLRINCTASWIHPDTRDQHILIGAEEGIYTLNLNELHETAMDQLCPRRTIWMHVIKDVLMSLSGKTASLYRHELLALSGSARGARSLRGLAPRLLPRRFANTTRVPDTRGCMRCAVARNPYNGYKYLCGATPAGLFLMQWYDPLRKFMLLKNIECVLPSPLLVFELMITPELEYPLLCVGATRKPLRLNLLNINSGATWFHSEELESCVGGSNTVIPRPERLHTLRAVHQLNKDSVLVCHENVVDIIPVLPPSWRHDDDKRRNKLLSRIQFDFNIDSILCLADSVLAFHRHGVQGRSLRNAEVTQEITDASRAYRLLPHDKVVVLESHVLQNNTLSGEDGNDLYILAGHEASY; encoded by the exons GCGAAAAGGCTCAACGGCAACAATGAGCTTGCTGCCATCAAGGTGATCAAGCTGGAGCCGGGTGATGACTTCGCTATCATACAGCAGGAGATCCTGATGATGAAAGACTGTCGACACCCGAATATAGTTGCGTACTATGGCTCTTATCTTAGAAGGGATAAGCTGTGGATCTCGATGGAGTATTGTGGGGGTGGGAGTTTGCAG GACATATACCACGTGACGGGACCTCTCACAGAGTTACAGATAGCCTACATGTGTCGAGAGACTCTGACCGGCCTGTCTTACCTCCACAGTATGGGCAAGATGCATCG CGACATAAAAGGTGCGAACATCCTACTGACGGAGTGCGGTGACGTGAAGCTGGCGGACTTCGGCGTGTCGGCGCAGATCACCGCCACCATCAATAAAAGGAAGTCTTTTATTGGGACGCCTTATTGGATGGCGCCTGAG GTGGCTGCGGTAGAACGTAAGGGAGGATACAACCAGCTCTGTGATATTTGGGCTTGCGGGATCACTGCTATCG AGCTAGCAGAACTGCAGCCCCCGATGTTCGAGCTGCACCCCATGCGGGTGCTGTTCCTCATGTCCAAGTCGGGCTTCAAGCCGCCCTCGCTCAAGGAGCGGGAGCGCTGGTCGGCGGTGTTCCACGCCTTCCTCAAGCTGGCGTTAACTAAGAACCCCAAGAAGAGGCCCACGGCTGATAAGTTGTTACAG CACGCGTTCTTCCAACAAGACATGAGCAAGCGGCTGGCGATAGAACTACTGCACAAGTACTCCAACCCTCCCAGCCACTGCAATACCGAGCCTGATGAGGATACC GCCATGTCAAACGTCCCGCAACGCATAGCCTCAAAGCACACCGGCCGCGGCGGACGCCGAGTCCTCGCCGAACAAACGCAACAGCGCCACTCCAACAACCACGTGCGTCCGCGCAGCCTGCTCACCGACCACGGACTGCCGGCCACGACTCGTCCCACCTCTCTTATACACGACGACGCCATCGCGACAGCCAATCGCGTGAGGCTAATGACGGGGGAGGGGCGCGAACCGGCCAATAGGAGGTCCGGAGTCTACGATGATTCGCCAATCGTTGATCTGGACGCGGACGATGACTTGAGTGTACGGTCTATGCCGAAAGTGATTAATTTTAGTGCGGAGGTTAATAGGAGTTGTGATGGGGATACTATTAAGAGGAGTG CGTACCACAGACAATCTAGTGAAGATTGGAGCGTAGCTTCACTCATGAGTTGTCCCAAACACAATCCTTTGACACAAGACTTGTCTACGGACACGATGCCATCTAGCGAGAA GGCAACTCTACCTTTAACGGCAGAAACCGCGAACATGGCGCAGGGTGGCAACACTGCGCTATCGATGCACGACCAACACCTCTCGCAATGTATTCAGTTAAAACAGAATTTCCTCAACAATTCTACGGcgaatatttatcaaaatctCACGTCGACCTTCCAGAGTCCTATAGGTGCTTCTAGACTATCCATCGACGACCCTCTCTGCAGGAAAATAGGCGAAGATATCATGTACGTGGACCAACAAGAAAACGACCACTTGGACCTCCAAAGAAATGCCAACTGCGAATGTGGACTGTGCCCTAAACCGGAACCCAGAGACAATAACACATTGAGCGATCTACAAAGGTCCGTAGCAAAATGTTCCTGTGACGTATGCAATTCTAACGGAGATATACTAAGTTACTACAGGCATTGTTCAAACCAAAACACCGACTCAGGCATTGTTTACTGCGAAAGctgtaaaaagcaaaaaatatcagTATCCAACTTCAGGGCTTTACAGATCGCAAATAGGTTACGAATTTCAGAAGACGATAAGTTACAAAATGGGGCTACAGACGATGACTTGTGTAGAAAAATCGATATGAGCTTAAATATGGAAGAAAAGGCTTTTGAACATAGGAAAAAACATAATAGACATCATTCGGATTCGGTGACCGCTGGTATAGACTTAAATCAATTTTGTCAGTGTGAGCTTGACGTGAAAAGGAAAACTTCGTCCGTTGATgagattttcaaaatggtggaTGAAAATGGGCGGGACGTTAAGACGGAGGCAATCGACGAAGAAGTTAAGACTACGCAGAGACAACGGAGTTTGTCTGACAGCCAGAGAGATAAGGCCAAAGTTGATAATAAGG TAGTGGTGGTAGAAGGAGGAACTCCCCCCGTGCCCCCGCGGCGGGGGAGATCACGCCGAGCCCACACACCCCCGCGCGCCGCCCCCAACGGCCTGCCCCCCACGCCTAAAGTGCATATGGGGGCATGCTTCTCTAAG GTGTTCAATGGATGTCCACTGAGGATCAACTGTACAGCTTCATGGATACATCCCGACACGAGAGATCAACACATACTAATAG GAGCGGAAGAAGGCATCTACACGTTGAACCTGAACGAGCTGCACGAGACGGCGATGGACCAGCTGTGTCCGCGCCGCACGATATGGATGCACGTCATCAAGGATGTGCTCATGTCGCTCTCCG GTAAAACAGCCTCACTATACCGTCACGAGCTGCTGGCTCTGTCAGGCTCGGCGCGAGGGGCTCGCTCGCTGCGAGGCTTGGCCCCGCGCCTACTGCCGCGACGCTTCGCTAATACTACGCGCGTTCCTGATACTAGAG GTTGCATGCGGTGTGCGGTGGCCCGCAACCCGTACAACGGGTACAAGTACCTGTGCGGCGCCACGCCCGCGGGGCTGTTCCTCATGCAGTGGTACGACCCGCTCCGGAAGTTCATGTTGCTTAAG AACATAGAATGCGTCCTCCCGTCCCCGCTGCTGGTGTTCGAGCTGATGATAACGCCGGAGCTGGAGTACCCGCTGCTGTGCGTCGGCGCCACGCGCAAGCCGCTGCGCCTCAACCTGCTCAATATTAACTCTG GTGCGACATGGTTCCACTCGGAAGAGTTGGAGTCGTGCGTGGGCGGCTCCAACACCGTCATCCCGCGCCCCGAGCGACTCCACACGCTTAGAGCTGTGCATCAGCTTAATAAGGACTCC GTTTTAGTATGCCACGAGAACGTAGTGGACATAATCCCGGTACTACCGCCGTCATGGCGACACGACGACGACAAGCGCCGCAACAAGCTGCTGTCGCGGATACAGTTCGACTTCAACATCGACAGCATAC TATGCCTGGCGGACTCGGTGCTGGCGTTCCACCGCCACGGCGTGCAGGGCCGGTCCCTCCGCAACGCGGAGGTCACGCAGGAGATCACCGACGCCTCCCGCGCGTACCGCCTGCTGCCGCATGACAA GGTCGTAGTATTAGAATCGCATGTACTCCAAAACAACACGTTATCCGGCGAAGACGGCAATGATCTCTACATCCTGGCAGGACACGAGGCTTCCTATTGA